The Gemmatimonadota bacterium genome contains the following window.
TCCCCCTGGAAGCTGAACAGAACACAAACCGGGCGCACAAACACCATCGGCGTGATCGGCACGCCCCCTTCCACCGCGGCCGTACATTTCGCCATGACCTCGAGCCATTGGGTGGGATAGCTATTGTTCTGAGGCAGGAGGAAGGTCAACGGGCAGCCCGTCGCCCGGGAGACCCGGATCATCATGTCCACTTCTTGCAGCAGGTCCGGATCTTCGCCGGCAATACCGCGCGGCACCATCTCCAGAATACCGCGTCCGGTTGAGCGCACGGCCCGGGCAATCCCGATCAACTCATCTTCATGGGCAAACGTGCCGGGGACCGGTTCGCCGTCATTAGCCGTATGCACCAGCGTCCGCGAACTCGAAAAGCCGAGCGCACCGGCGAGGACGGCGTCTTTGACAATAGCAGCCATCTTGGCGATATCTTCTTCAGTCGCGGGTTCGTTCTTTGCTCCGCGCTCACCCATGACAAAGGCCCGCACCGCGCCGTGCGTAATCATGCCGCCGGCGTCCAGGGTGCGGGGTATGCCATCCAGCACGTCGAGATATTCGGCAAAGCTCTGCCAGCCCCACGGCAGCCCGGCCGACAACGACGGAGCGGGAATGTCTTCAACACCCTCCATGAGGCCGATCAGCCACTCGTGGCGATCCGGCGTGGCCGGCGCAAAGCCCACACCGCAGTTTCCCATGACCACGGTCGAAACACCGTGC
Protein-coding sequences here:
- a CDS encoding amidohydrolase family protein, which codes for MHEIVIRGGKIIDGTGKPAFTGDVAIADGRIVAVGKDLGSAKQTVNADGLLVTPAWVDAHTHYDGQVAWDEQMTPSLWHGVSTVVMGNCGVGFAPATPDRHEWLIGLMEGVEDIPAPSLSAGLPWGWQSFAEYLDVLDGIPRTLDAGGMITHGAVRAFVMGERGAKNEPATEEDIAKMAAIVKDAVLAGALGFSSSRTLVHTANDGEPVPGTFAHEDELIGIARAVRSTGRGILEMVPRGIAGEDPDLLQEVDMMIRVSRATGCPLTFLLPQNNSYPTQWLEVMAKCTAAVEGGVPITPMVFVRPVCVLFSFQGENPFEYLPSFQPLKKLSHDEKMAELRKPELRQKLLTEQDPHTTGMSLLYQNARVWERTYPMGEELSYEPSADRSIATLAQREGRSPREVIYDLMLEQNGR